A genomic window from Plasmodium malariae genome assembly, chromosome: 10 includes:
- the ATrx2 gene encoding thioredoxin-like protein, putative: MIYLQFFPIIFINFFFRNFLISYYFFVNFNNNGIHCLYRQSLTNVNNNISQKKLLKNNHVFHFIQKNKLVGGCRRKKNSFLFFLNLKKKKLPHLLCFHSEDCEYCRSMEKLLTKLKEEEDVNLLKLEMYENSYNFELLQQLDYNNLCGGLPYYYNLKTHYNICGATTYHNLRNWALDRKCNPNEPPNEEI; encoded by the coding sequence ATGATTTATCTAcaattttttcctattatctttattaattttttttttcgaaattttttaataagttactatttttttgtaaattttaataataatgggaTTCATTGCTTATATAGACAAAGCCTCACCAATGTGAATAACAACAtctcacaaaaaaaattattaaagaataatcatgtttttcattttatacaaaagaacaaattaGTTGGTGGGTGCAGACGAAAAAAgaattcttttttgttttttctgaatttaaaaaaaaaaaaattacctcATCTTTTATGTTTTCATAGCGAGGATTGTGAATATTGCAGAAGCATGGAGAAGTTATTAACAAAGCtgaaagaagaagaagatgtAAACTTGTTAAAATTAGAAATGTATGAAAATTCGTAcaattttgaattattacAGCAGTTAGACTACAACAATTTATGTGGGGGATTGccttattattacaatttaaaaaCTCACTACAACATTTGCGGAGCTACAACCTACCACAATTTGAGAAACTGGGCACTGGACAGAAAATGCAA